In a single window of the Amia ocellicauda isolate fAmiCal2 chromosome 20, fAmiCal2.hap1, whole genome shotgun sequence genome:
- the LOC136715664 gene encoding sorbin and SH3 domain-containing protein 1 — MPIYISPNRLYLFCCSACLPVDHKGGNAYIISPSSSVNRSVVASNMLGNKCKHKKPLSAAKACISEILPSKFKPKLLSSGSGCQEREVPTATHPKAHSCEDLHDGSCYFDSRRAVPSQVGHSSDSLILKEGGHMGRRAGSAASLQEYSSQKSTSPPRKSTAEFATMYKNMHHIRRPGSQGQSPGGSVRNLASQFEREHGGLGGHGEGDESERVPRHTVSSRVSEFEQIIQRSCSMPALDSAHNTQSPSQSRMASAFSAESLLIEPPKREEEEEEREVKIIVKGASLSESEVAEELVSSEFSDMAQVDSLSTGTETEIDRLSNASAESSASSSTLPYHHHRPSKCKGACPASYTRFTTIRRHEQQQAKAQAKLAIQENKNVFPRNLFLMGPMPFRLKKPLQQQEVKKTTALSVTRITTNSPKLGQVDNGTLLGISPEEKPFIPQRQSSLEAVERLSTGETREGTLSSPNGCYDGVTNGNSVPFALDGLDPNNNPQQLMMGTYLRGGYSCTLQVSLPSVWPLIFLTCLHFFSVLSQ, encoded by the coding sequence ATGCCAATTTATATTTCACCTAATAGACTTTATTTATTCTGTTGTTCTGCATGCTTACCAGTGGATCATAAAGGTGGGAATGCTTACATCATTTCACCTTCTTCTTCAGTAAATAGATCAGTTGTTGCTAGTAATATGCTAGGTAATAAATGTAAGCATAAGAAGCCATTGTCAGCCGCCAAAGCCTGCATTTCCGAAATCCTCCCTTCCAAATTCAAGCCCAAGCTGCTGTCTTCTGGCAGTGGATGCCAAGAGAGGGAAGTACCCACTGCAACACATCCAAAAGCTCATAGCTGTGAAGACCTGCATGATGGCAGCTGCTACTTTGATAGCAGGAGGGCAGTGCCTAGCCAGGTGGGCCACAGTTCAGACTCCCTGATACTGAAGGAGGGAGGTCACATGGGGAGGCGGGCAGGCAGTGCAGCCAGCCTTCAGGAGTACAGCTCCCAGAAGAGCACCAGCCCTCCACGGAAGAGCACAGCAGAATTTGCGACCATGTACAAAAACATGCACCACATCCGACGCCCTGGGTCACAAGGCCAAAGCCCTGGGGGCAGCGTGAGGAACCTGGCCTCTCAGTTTGAGAGAGAGCACGGGGGTCTTGGAGGGCATGGTGAGGGGGATGAATCTGAGCGTGTCCCCCGTCACACTGTGTCCTCCCGGGTGTCAGAGTTCGAGCAGATCATTCAGCGCTCCTGCAGCATGCCAGCGCTAGACAGTGCCCACAACACCCAGAGCCCTAGCCAGTCTCGTATGGCCTCTGCTTTCTCAGCCGAGTCTTTGCTCATTGAGCCCCCAAagagggaggaggaagaggaggagagggaggtgaAAATAATAGTGAAGGGAGCCTCTCTGTCAGAAAGCGAAGTGGCAGAAGAGCTGGTTTCCTCTGAATTCAGTGACATGGCACAGGTGGACTCACTCTCCACCGGCACGGAGACTGAGATCGACCGCCTCTCCAATGCCTCAGCAGAGAGTTCTGCCAGCAGCAGCACTTTACCCTACCACCACCACAGACCCAGCAAGTGCAAAGGAGCCTGCCCTGCCTCCTACACCCGGTTCACCACCATCCGGCGGCATGAGCAGCAGCAGGCCAAAGCCCAGGCTAAGCTAGCCATACAAGAAAACAAGAATGTCTTCCCCAGGAATCTGTTTCTAATGGGCCCCATGCCCTTCCGGTTGAAAAAGCCACTCCAGCAGCAGGAGGTGAAAAAGACCACAGCCTTGTCAGTAACAAGGATAACAACAAACAGCCCCAAATTAGGTCAGGTTGATAATGGTACCCTGCTGGGTATATCACCAGAAGAGAAACCATTCATTCCACAGAGACAGTCCTCCCTGGAAGCAGTAGAGAGACTCAGCACTGGGGAGACACGCGAGGGTACACTCTCTTCCCCCAATGGGTGCTATGATGGCGTCACTAATGGCAACAGTGTTCCGTTTGCTCTGGATGGCTTGGACCCAAACAACAATCCGCAACAGCTGATGATGGGAACGTACCTCAGAGGTGGCTATTCATGTACTTTGCAAGTGTCACTCCCATCTGTGTGGCCGCTCATTTTTTTGACCTGTCTCCACTTCTTCTCTGTTCTCTCACAGTGA